One genomic segment of Cololabis saira isolate AMF1-May2022 chromosome 22, fColSai1.1, whole genome shotgun sequence includes these proteins:
- the tmem14ca gene encoding transmembrane protein 14C, with translation MILCAACTIHLCSEQNSLLSLGAEDKLESKVSNMSVDWVGYGYATLVASGGVMGYVKAGSVPSLAAGLLFGGLAGFGAYQISNDPTNVWVSLATSGALTGVMGKRFYGSRKFMPAGLVAGASLLMVAKLSLALLQKPAESS, from the exons atgatccTCTGCGCGGCGTGCACCATTCATCTGTGCTCGGAGCAGAACAGCCTGCTGTCTTTAGGAGCAGAGGACAAACTGGAGTCTAAG GTATCAAACATGTCCGTGGACTGGGTTGGATATGGATACGCCACATTGGTCGCATCTGGAGGAGTCATGGGTTATGTGAAAGCAG GCAGTGTACCCTCGCTGGCTGCAGGTCTTCTCTTCGGGGGTCTTGCAGGTTTTGGTGCCTACCAGATCTCCAATGACCCTACTAATGTTTGGGTGTCTCTAG CTACGTCTGGAGCTCTGACTGGTGTCATGGGAAAGAGGTTTTATGGATCCAGGAAATTCATGCCGGCTGGTTTGGTGGCTGGAGCAAG TCTTCTGATGGTGGCGAAGCTCAGTCTGGCATTGCTCCAGAAACCTGCAGAGTCTTCATGA